In the genome of Megalops cyprinoides isolate fMegCyp1 chromosome 7, fMegCyp1.pri, whole genome shotgun sequence, one region contains:
- the rassf1 gene encoding ras association domain-containing protein 1 isoform X2, which yields MSDGGCEDQTPSFEMTWGSTTSSGYCSQEDSDCEFEQYFTARTSFIRKPRKEKDEQIEWGKQELSHSEIEQKVKEYNAQINSNLFMALNKDGSYTGFIKVHFKLVRPVSVPPPRKAATPQEGGRRATGVKRRTSFYLPKDTAKHLHISSRTRAREVIEALLNKFTVVDNPRKFALFERSERHDQVYLRKLGDDERPLHLRLCAGPSEKALSLVLKENETGEVNWDAFTVPELHNFLRILQREEEEHVKQIVQRYARARDKMREALAGSTPG from the exons ATGAGTGACGGCGGCTGCGAGGATCAGACCCCTTCTTTCGAGATGACGTGGGGCAGCACGACTAGCAGCGGTTACTGTAGCCAGGAAGACTCGGACTGCGAATTCGAGCAGTACTTCACTGCGCGCACATCGTTCATCCGCAAGCCCAGGAAAGAAAAG GATGAGCAGATTGAGTGGGGCAAACAGGAGCTTTCTCACAGTGAGATTGAGCAGAAGGTGAAGGAGTACAATGCTCAGATCAACAGCAACCTCTTCATGGCCCTG AACAAAGATGGCTCCTACACTGGGTTCATCAAGGTCCACTTTAAGCTGGTGCGGCCCGTCTCAGTTCCTCCGCCCCGCAAGGCAGCCACGCCGCAGGAGGGGGGCCGGCGGGCCACAGGGGTGAAGCGCCGCACCTCCTTCTACCTGCCCAAGGACACTGCCAAGCACCTGCACATCAGCTCTCGAACCCGGGCCCGTGAGGTCATCGAAGCGCTGCTCAACAAGTTCACTGTGGTGGACAACCCCCGCAAGTTTGCCCTGTTTGAACGCAGCGAGCGCCACGATCAAG tgtacCTGCGGAAGCTGGGAGATGACGAGCGACCGCTGCATCTGCGTCTGTGTGCAGGGCCCAGTGAGAAGGCCCTCAGCCTGGTGCTGAAGGAGAATGAGACCGGAGAGGTCAAT TGGGATGCCTTCACAGTCCCAGAGCTGCACAACTTCCTGCGTATCCTGCAGCGCGAGGAGGAGGAACACGTTAAGCAAATAGTGCAGCGCTACGCTCGTGCCCGGGACAAGATGCGGGAGGCGTTGGCTGGCAGCACCCCGGGTTGA